The Sedimentisphaera salicampi genome includes a region encoding these proteins:
- a CDS encoding LamG-like jellyroll fold domain-containing protein — translation MMKLNYLTMCAAVVFLSFTAQARVYYWEGAVSSEWSNLDNWKCDYNDGIVDATELPGEADNNGGSMRFGESPVDVVNQCVYNYEMPSQNYTGANWSAINVGLDEPATITFNGGVWYQSAALGIGAGSFGQWIHNGGLYSGAGKEVHVGSQSQGYLEISGGEISTARVRVCANSGTDNSEAVVKGGKITATQWLNVGQNATGSMTVLNGTVETPDLSVQNDSVLTIQGGLVQAGTISFAGENSFIDLKGGLLETSGLDAAAIQAFIDAGQITSTVPDSSIVYEDMGEGVYNIYAESPYLAISPSPADNSIDLPVEAVDLSWGQEDSAAGLGITYEVHLGTEPENLPIVKYTTDQSDDFNFNAENVDNGTQYFWRVDAREPNDIPGGDPYVVSEGPVWTFETVPAIPEITSQSLDDTLVPQGGSASFSVEAEGITDMQFQWYKCNGVEPAFDEGTGLPLDTPVGDPAGPLASPATNSLDLTDIQVSDEGYYYCQIWNESGVEEAVYSDTARLVTERITGHWKMDDDLTDFSGSGFDASHTDPPAVFASGKDGNALSLINDPNHVQVPGSEDAFNFYHLGLTVNFWMKSDLEGWHGLVCKQDRDGYSPWRGLVIETNGSGLAVFTFREVGSISSDVAVTDGQWHMITATYDGETGEMKLYVDGEEKASAAYPESAPLLTDNPLVIGAEQVTGATPLEGQIDDVRVYTYAKPDTEILDLYNNLTEPDKQLCLLEYGEAVDVSGPEGEPDCMIDMHDFAYIAVNWLNSGIYPVVE, via the coding sequence ATGATGAAGTTAAATTATTTAACAATGTGCGCTGCCGTAGTGTTTCTTTCATTCACTGCGCAGGCTAGAGTGTACTACTGGGAAGGTGCTGTAAGCTCCGAGTGGTCTAATTTGGACAACTGGAAATGCGACTACAATGATGGCATAGTCGATGCGACCGAACTCCCCGGCGAGGCAGACAACAACGGCGGTTCGATGAGATTTGGCGAAAGTCCTGTGGATGTAGTAAACCAATGCGTGTATAACTATGAGATGCCTTCGCAAAACTATACAGGCGCTAACTGGAGCGCTATTAATGTCGGCCTCGATGAACCCGCAACCATCACATTCAATGGCGGTGTGTGGTATCAAAGTGCTGCCTTAGGAATCGGAGCGGGCTCTTTCGGTCAGTGGATCCATAACGGCGGTCTATATAGTGGAGCAGGTAAGGAAGTTCACGTCGGCAGCCAATCTCAAGGTTATCTTGAAATTTCCGGCGGTGAAATCAGTACCGCCAGAGTTCGCGTGTGCGCCAATTCAGGGACCGACAATAGCGAGGCTGTGGTCAAGGGCGGCAAAATTACGGCCACCCAATGGCTTAACGTGGGCCAAAACGCTACCGGTTCTATGACGGTTCTAAACGGCACGGTTGAAACCCCAGACCTGAGCGTTCAAAACGATTCAGTACTGACCATTCAGGGCGGGCTTGTACAGGCCGGCACTATTTCTTTCGCAGGGGAAAACAGTTTCATAGATCTTAAAGGCGGCCTGCTCGAGACAAGCGGCCTTGATGCCGCTGCGATTCAGGCCTTCATAGACGCCGGACAGATAACTTCTACGGTTCCAGATTCTTCTATCGTTTATGAAGATATGGGCGAAGGCGTTTATAATATCTATGCAGAATCTCCTTATCTGGCAATCAGTCCTTCTCCAGCAGACAACTCAATCGATTTGCCTGTAGAGGCGGTTGATCTGTCTTGGGGGCAGGAAGATTCGGCAGCAGGTCTTGGAATCACTTATGAAGTTCATTTAGGCACAGAGCCGGAAAATCTGCCAATAGTGAAATATACAACAGATCAGTCCGACGATTTTAATTTCAATGCCGAGAATGTTGATAACGGAACACAGTACTTTTGGCGTGTTGATGCCCGTGAGCCCAACGATATCCCGGGCGGCGATCCTTATGTAGTATCTGAAGGCCCGGTTTGGACTTTTGAAACTGTACCAGCAATCCCTGAGATCACAAGTCAGTCTTTAGATGATACGCTTGTCCCGCAGGGCGGCAGCGCATCTTTCTCAGTTGAGGCCGAGGGCATCACAGATATGCAGTTCCAGTGGTATAAGTGTAACGGCGTAGAGCCGGCCTTTGATGAAGGAACAGGCCTGCCTCTGGATACTCCAGTAGGCGATCCGGCAGGGCCTTTAGCAAGCCCCGCTACAAACTCGCTTGACCTCACAGACATTCAGGTTAGCGATGAAGGCTACTATTACTGCCAGATCTGGAATGAATCAGGTGTTGAAGAGGCCGTTTACAGCGACACTGCCCGTCTTGTTACAGAGCGCATAACAGGACATTGGAAGATGGACGATGACCTCACTGATTTCAGCGGCAGCGGCTTTGACGCATCGCATACCGACCCGCCGGCAGTTTTCGCTTCTGGTAAAGACGGAAACGCTTTATCACTCATTAACGACCCGAATCACGTTCAGGTTCCGGGCAGTGAAGATGCATTTAATTTCTACCATCTCGGATTAACTGTTAATTTCTGGATGAAATCTGATCTGGAAGGCTGGCACGGCTTAGTATGCAAGCAGGACCGTGATGGCTACAGCCCATGGCGAGGCCTTGTAATCGAGACAAACGGCTCAGGGCTGGCAGTTTTTACATTCCGTGAAGTAGGCTCAATTTCAAGTGATGTCGCTGTTACTGATGGGCAGTGGCATATGATTACTGCAACTTATGACGGTGAAACAGGTGAGATGAAGCTCTATGTTGACGGCGAAGAGAAGGCCTCAGCAGCTTATCCGGAGTCAGCTCCTCTGCTTACAGATAATCCGCTGGTTATAGGAGCGGAACAGGTTACAGGCGCAACTCCTCTTGAAGGGCAGATTGATGATGTAAGGGTTTACACTTATGCTAAGCCTGACACTGAAATTCTCGATCTTTACAATAACCTAACCGAGCCTGATAAACAGCTCTGCCTGCTTGAATACGGCGAGGCTGTTGATGTCAGCGGGCCTGAAGGAGAGCCAGACTGCATGATAGATATGCATGATTTCGCATATATAGCTGTGAATTGGCTAAACAGCGGAATTTATCCAGTAGTTGAATAA
- a CDS encoding glycoside hydrolase family 3 C-terminal domain-containing protein: MEKLLKKMTLEEKVSLCHGASRFTTASVERLGIRSLEVVNGPHGVGIRYRDRKHLPNRDEAHTYFPTGISVGATWNRELIRDYGKALGTETGASGRDVILGGAININRNPLCGRFFEYMSEDPYHISELIVPYIKGVQSTGVATCVKHFVANSQERQRFSIDENVDLRTLHEIYFPGFKASVQEGNVLTVMSAYNKLNGTYCSENGFIQTDILKERWGFDGLVMSDWGAVHSVNAAEGGLDLEMPGNDNNYLGEPLLEGCRNGEIPESRVDDMVRRMLRLHYEIGALKESPKRQRPKLDKKANEKIALETAREAIVLLKNSPAALPLDKKGLDSIFITGINADQTHSEGGGSSAIHCDYEITPLEGMRMACEESNTELLYKPYSGKQELKPIPAKNLLTSKSSNQNGLIGHYYDNKNFDGSHAEVQIDSQVNFNWTGKSPAKKLPKTNFSVRWTGAVRVDETGDYIFGLNSDDGSRLFIDGELVVDNWGNHGAQLETDKYRLEKDKTCEIKIEYYNGLKDSVVELLWRKEMNHNKIFKEDARMASRCGAAVVFAGLSHEYDREGKDKPDMKLPGRQAEQIKAITEANSNTIVVMVGGSPVEMGGFLEDVPSVIQAWYAGQRGGEAIADIIFGKVNPSGKLPVTLPKRLEDTPAFAIGEYPGENGEVEHKEGIFVGYRYYDTMDVEPEFAFGHGLSYTNFEYSDLKITSEEPFTANVSLTVKNTGKRMGKETVQIYIHDKKSSLKRPVKELKGFEKISLNKGQAKTVQFTLSKEDFSFFNPELDCWIAEPGEFVIMAGSSSKDIRLEGSLEF; this comes from the coding sequence GTGGAAAAATTGCTAAAGAAAATGACGCTTGAGGAGAAGGTATCACTATGTCATGGGGCTTCTCGCTTTACCACAGCATCAGTAGAACGTCTCGGGATAAGATCGCTTGAAGTTGTAAACGGGCCTCACGGGGTTGGAATTAGATACAGAGACAGAAAACACCTTCCTAACAGGGATGAAGCCCACACCTACTTCCCAACAGGCATTTCTGTTGGAGCTACTTGGAACAGAGAGCTTATCAGAGACTACGGCAAGGCCTTGGGAACTGAAACCGGTGCTTCCGGGAGAGATGTAATTTTGGGCGGGGCAATCAACATCAACCGAAACCCGCTCTGCGGGCGATTTTTCGAATATATGAGCGAAGATCCTTACCACATATCAGAGCTTATTGTTCCATACATCAAGGGCGTACAGAGTACCGGCGTTGCAACCTGCGTGAAACACTTTGTTGCGAACAGCCAGGAAAGGCAAAGGTTCAGTATAGACGAAAACGTTGACTTAAGAACGCTGCACGAGATATATTTTCCTGGCTTCAAGGCCAGTGTGCAGGAGGGGAATGTGCTAACCGTTATGAGCGCATACAACAAGCTCAACGGGACATACTGCTCAGAAAACGGTTTTATCCAAACCGATATACTTAAAGAGAGATGGGGTTTTGACGGACTTGTTATGAGCGACTGGGGAGCTGTTCACAGCGTTAATGCTGCTGAGGGCGGGCTCGACCTCGAAATGCCCGGCAATGATAACAACTATCTCGGCGAGCCGCTTCTTGAAGGGTGCAGAAATGGAGAGATCCCTGAGAGCAGGGTTGATGATATGGTAAGGCGGATGCTCAGGCTGCATTATGAAATTGGAGCTCTCAAAGAATCGCCCAAGCGGCAAAGACCTAAGCTTGATAAAAAGGCAAACGAAAAGATTGCACTTGAGACGGCAAGGGAGGCAATCGTGCTTTTGAAAAATTCACCAGCAGCCCTGCCGCTGGATAAGAAAGGCTTAGACTCTATATTTATCACTGGGATAAATGCAGATCAAACTCACAGTGAAGGAGGAGGAAGCAGTGCTATACACTGCGATTATGAAATCACTCCGCTGGAGGGTATGCGGATGGCTTGCGAAGAGAGCAATACAGAGCTGCTTTACAAGCCCTACAGCGGGAAGCAGGAATTGAAGCCCATACCAGCTAAAAACTTGCTTACTTCAAAATCATCCAATCAAAACGGGCTAATCGGCCATTACTACGATAACAAAAATTTCGATGGCAGCCACGCTGAAGTGCAAATTGACAGTCAGGTAAATTTCAACTGGACGGGAAAATCGCCGGCAAAAAAACTGCCCAAAACGAACTTCTCTGTAAGGTGGACTGGTGCTGTGAGGGTTGATGAAACAGGGGATTATATATTCGGGCTCAACAGCGACGACGGATCGAGGCTGTTTATTGACGGAGAGCTTGTTGTGGATAATTGGGGCAACCACGGCGCACAGCTTGAAACGGATAAGTACAGGCTTGAGAAAGATAAAACCTGTGAGATAAAAATTGAATATTACAACGGCCTGAAAGATTCTGTAGTTGAGCTGCTCTGGCGAAAAGAAATGAATCATAACAAGATATTCAAGGAAGACGCTCGGATGGCTTCCCGCTGCGGAGCGGCAGTTGTATTTGCGGGGCTGAGCCATGAATACGACAGAGAAGGCAAAGACAAGCCGGATATGAAGCTCCCGGGCAGGCAGGCAGAGCAGATCAAGGCAATCACTGAGGCGAACTCGAATACTATTGTTGTTATGGTGGGCGGCTCGCCTGTTGAGATGGGCGGCTTTCTTGAGGACGTGCCTTCTGTGATTCAGGCATGGTATGCCGGCCAGAGAGGCGGAGAAGCCATAGCTGATATTATTTTCGGCAAGGTTAATCCCTCAGGCAAGCTGCCTGTTACCTTGCCCAAACGACTCGAAGACACCCCTGCCTTCGCAATCGGCGAATACCCGGGCGAGAACGGCGAGGTGGAGCATAAGGAAGGGATTTTCGTGGGATACCGCTACTACGACACGATGGACGTTGAGCCGGAGTTTGCCTTTGGCCACGGGCTTTCATATACAAACTTTGAATATTCCGATCTGAAAATTACCAGCGAAGAGCCGTTCACGGCAAACGTTTCCCTCACGGTTAAGAATACCGGCAAAAGAATGGGCAAGGAAACCGTACAGATCTATATCCACGATAAAAAGAGTTCTCTTAAAAGACCAGTCAAAGAGCTGAAGGGCTTTGAGAAAATATCTCTCAATAAGGGGCAGGCTAAGACAGTTCAATTCACCCTCAGCAAAGAAGATTTTTCATTCTTCAACCCAGAGCTCGACTGCTGGATTGCAGAACCAGGGGAGTTTGTGATTATGGCAGGCAGCTCTTCAAAAGACATAAGGCTTGAGGGAAGCTTAGAATTCTAA
- a CDS encoding sulfatase-like hydrolase/transferase has protein sequence MGCFGAEGFETPNLDKMAAEGMRFTDFHVSQSVCSPSRAALMTGCYHPRVGISKALFPHVNRGLKPKEETLGTI, from the coding sequence GTGGGCTGTTTTGGAGCAGAGGGCTTCGAAACCCCCAACTTAGACAAAATGGCCGCTGAGGGGATGAGATTTACCGATTTCCACGTATCCCAGAGCGTATGCAGCCCCTCAAGAGCGGCTCTTATGACAGGCTGCTATCACCCGCGGGTTGGAATATCCAAGGCCCTTTTCCCGCACGTAAACCGTGGACTAAAACCGAAAGAAGAAACATTAGGCACAATATAA
- a CDS encoding IS4 family transposase yields the protein MTPAKHQYTVLKQICQYIPAYLVSKLSRFYGIDKQSRTFSCWSHIVSMLHVQIAHSLSLNDVADTLRNHSGALIPIRRATPPSRNGLSHANRVRDPRMAETLFWEVLSHIQAQHPNFGRGHKYSGLPRRFKRAIYAVDSTTIQLVANCIDWAKHRRRKAAAKCHMQLNLQTFLPQFAIVKEASTHDSTEAYQLCQNLKSGEIAVFDKAYVDFKHLADLDRRELFWVTRAKDNMKYRFVKQNTEPKGDIQYDALIELEMPKSYEAYPKQLRLVKAYVEVNGEKKLMKFITNNTQWAPSSICGLYKCRWGIEVFFKQIKQTLQLSDFLGHSQEAILWQVWTAMLAYILIRYIGFLGKWKGTFSRLFTLLRGVLFSRLDVFSVMAACGTARGSPRMVASPQQAYLPGFNM from the coding sequence ATGACACCCGCTAAGCATCAATATACAGTTCTCAAGCAGATATGCCAATATATTCCTGCTTATCTTGTTTCAAAATTATCCCGGTTTTACGGTATTGACAAGCAATCACGAACATTTTCGTGCTGGTCTCACATTGTATCTATGCTTCATGTCCAGATTGCTCACAGCCTCTCGCTGAACGACGTTGCCGACACATTGCGTAATCATTCCGGAGCTTTGATTCCTATTCGCCGTGCAACCCCACCAAGCAGGAATGGGCTTTCTCATGCAAACAGGGTTCGAGATCCTCGTATGGCAGAGACTCTCTTCTGGGAGGTGCTGTCCCATATCCAAGCCCAGCATCCTAATTTTGGCAGAGGTCATAAATACTCCGGCCTTCCAAGGCGTTTTAAGAGAGCAATATATGCGGTTGATTCAACAACGATTCAGCTTGTAGCCAACTGTATTGACTGGGCTAAACATCGCAGACGCAAAGCCGCTGCAAAGTGCCACATGCAGCTTAATCTCCAGACATTCCTGCCTCAATTTGCTATTGTAAAAGAAGCCTCAACCCATGATTCGACAGAGGCTTATCAGCTCTGTCAGAACCTTAAAAGCGGCGAAATAGCGGTTTTTGACAAGGCTTACGTGGATTTTAAGCATCTGGCTGATCTTGACAGGCGAGAATTATTCTGGGTTACCAGAGCCAAAGACAATATGAAATATCGTTTTGTTAAACAGAATACAGAACCAAAAGGTGATATCCAATACGATGCATTAATTGAACTTGAAATGCCGAAAAGCTATGAGGCCTACCCGAAGCAGCTCCGTTTGGTTAAGGCTTATGTGGAAGTTAACGGCGAGAAAAAGCTTATGAAATTTATCACTAACAATACTCAGTGGGCGCCGAGCAGTATCTGCGGCCTATATAAATGCCGATGGGGCATAGAGGTGTTTTTCAAGCAAATAAAGCAGACTTTGCAGCTAAGCGATTTCCTAGGGCATAGCCAAGAAGCGATTCTATGGCAAGTATGGACGGCAATGCTTGCTTATATTTTAATACGGTATATAGGTTTCCTCGGCAAATGGAAAGGAACATTCAGTCGATTGTTTACTTTGCTGAGGGGTGTATTATTCAGCCGGCTGGATGTTTTTAGCGTTATGGCTGCCTGTGGGACAGCACGTGGTTCACCGCGTATGGTTGCAAGCCCTCAGCAGGCTTATTTGCCAGGTTTTAATATGTAG